The region CATGACCGTGCTCCTGAGCGAAGCGAACGATCAGTTCGTTAATTTCTTCCTGGGCAAAGGACGGCTGACCGGCCCGTTTTCCCACGTAAATTTTCAGAGCCTGCTCGGGTGCAAACTCCAGTAAAGTATCGTTGGCAAGATCGTCGTACAATACAACGTCTGCTTGTCGAAGCGCCCTGATCCCTTTTAAAGTGATCAATTCGCCGTCGCCGGGACCCGCCCCCACGAGTGTAAGCTTTGGCTTCATGTGACTTTACCGTTTATAGTGGAATAGTACTATTATACTATCAATAGGTAATTTCAACTATTCCCTGTTTCTGGTTCAAAAGTAGAGATGAAATTTGTAAAAACAAGCCCTAACCGAAAAAATATGTTTCATAATCAACTTATAACAGAATAAAACGTTAGGATTTACCAAAAACACCTTTTACTTTTGACTAGTCATTTCGGGGAGGGAAATGACTATATTCTTGGATTAGTTCAATAATAAAACGGGGTTTTCACAATGTTATAGTTAAGATTAACTATGAACACAAACAAAAACAGGCGTGTCGTCGTCATTGGCAACGGCATGGTAGGCTACAAGTTCTGCGAGAAATTAGTAGCCAAAGAAAAAAATGACCAGCGATTTACACTGACGGTTTTTGGGGAAGAACCGCGTGTAGCCTATGATCGGGTCCATTTAAGCGCCTATTTCGATGGCAAAACCGCCGACGATCTGACGCTGGCCCCTCAGAGCTGGTACGCCGACAACGGCATCACGCTCTACCTCACCGACCCGGTCGTCAACATCGACCGGGAGCGTAAAGAGGTTCGGTCGCACCACGGCGTTGTAGTGCCTTATGACTACCTGGTACTAGCCACCGGCTCGGGCGCGTTTGTGCCCCCTGTGGCGGGCGTCGAAAAAGACGGCGTCTTTGTGTATCGCACCATCGAAGACCTCGACCTTATTCAGTCGTATGCTCGGAAAGCCCGCAAGGGAGCCGTATTAGGCGGTGGTTTGCTGGGTCTCGAAGCGGCCAAAGCCCTGCTAGATCTGGGTCTCGACGAAGCGCACGTGGTGGAATTTGCCCCGCGTCTGATGCCCCGACAGATCGACGATGCGGGTTCCGGTATTCTTCAGCATCAGCTGGAATCGCTCGGTCTGAACATTCACCTGTCGAAAAGCACGCAGGAGATCACCGGCGACGAAGCCATTACAGGCATGCAGTTTGCCGATGGCTCGCATCTGGCCGTCGATATGCTGGTTATTTCGGCCGGTATCCGGCCACGCGACGAGCTGGCAAAATCCGCTGGTCTGGACACGCACCCACGGGGCGGTATTCTGGTCGACAACTTCCTGCAAACGTCCGATTCGTCCATTTTCGCCATTGGCGAATGTGCAGTGGTGCACCACATGATTTACGGGCTGGTGGCCCCCGGCTACGAAATGGCTGAGGTGGTCGCGTCGCGTTTGATCGGCGAGGAAAAGGAATTCAAGCCCTACGACATGTCCACGAAGCTCAAGCTGATTGGTACGGACGTAGGCTCTTTCGGCGATCCGTTTGCATCGGACTGCAAAACGATTGTCTACGAAAATAAGGCCAAGGGCGTTTATAAGCGGGTTAACATATCGGTCGATGGCAAAGAACTGCTGGGCGGTATTCTGGTGGGCGATGCCGAGCAGTATAATATGCTGCTCCAAACCTGCAAGAACAAGACCATCCTCCCACCCGATCCCGAAGACCTGATTCTCGGCTCTCGTGGGGGTGAGGAAGCCGGGGCCGGTGTGATGAGCCTCCCCGACGATGCGCTGATCTGTTCCTGCGAAGCGATCACGAAAGCCATGCTCTGCCATGAAATTGGCGAGAATGGTCACACCACCGTCGATGCGCTCAAGAAAGCCACCAGAGCCTGCACCGGCTGCGGAGGCTGTACCCCAATGGTGAAAGACATTATTCAGGGCGTACTCAAGCAAAAAGGCGTTTACGTCCGCAACATTCTCTGCGAACACTTCGACTTCACCCGGCAGGAACTGCTCGATCTTGTCAAGATCAACAGCCTGAAAACCTTCGACGCCGTACTGGATAAAGTCGGCAAGGGCGATGGCTGCGAAGTCTGTAAACCGGCAGTCGCGTCGATTCTGGCGAGCCTCTGGAACGAGAATATTCTGGAGCAGGGCCGCGCCACTATTCAGGATTCCAACGACCGCTTTCTGGCGAATATTCAGAAAGGAGGTACGTATTCGGTCGTGCCCCGAATTCCAGGTGGCGAAATCACGCCCGATAAGCTGATCGTGATTGGGCAGGTGGCCAAAAAATACGGGTTGTACACCAAAATTACGGGTGGCCAGCGGATCGACTTGTTCGGTGCGCACGTTGGTGACTTACCCGTAATTTGGGAAGAACTGATAGCCGCCGGTTTTGAAAGTGGTCACGCCTACGGTAAATCATTACGTACGGTGAAAAGCTGCGTGGGCAGTACCTGGTGCCGCTTTGGCGTGCAGGATTCGGTGTCGTTTGCCATCGAAGTTGAAGAACGCTACAAAGGCATTCGGTCGCCACACAAGCTCAAGTCGGGCGTGTCGGGCTGTATCCGGGAGTGTGCCGAAGCCCAGAGCAAAGACTTCGGTATCATCGCCACCGAGAAAGGCTGGAACTTATACGTAGGCGGCAACGGCGGATCCAAGCCCCAGCACGCCATACTGCTGGCGTCGGATGTGGACAAGGAAACCTGTATCCGCTACATCGACCGGTTCCTGATGTTCTACATCAAAACGGCCGACCCGCTCACCCGTACAGCCACCTGGCTAAACAAGATGGACGGCGGCATGAACTACCTCCGGGCCGTGGTGGTAGATGATGTCCTGAACATTGCCGACGAACTGGAACGCGAAATGCAGCTTCTTGTCGACACCTTCAAATGCGAGTGGAAAGAAGCGGTCGAAAACCCGGCGCTCCGTGCACGATTCGCCCACTTCGTCAACGCCCCCGAGCAGAAAGACCCAACCGTTCAGTTCGACGCCCTACGCGACCAGAAACGGGCGAAAGAGTGGGCGTAGGAGTGCCCCTTGGCACGCTGGCGCGGGTCAGGCGTGCTGGCTGGCGCGGGTTTGAACCCGTGCCTATTATTTCGTCAGCATTCGCTGACGCATACAGAGCTAAGCATAACCGTCAGCAAATGCTGACGAAATAACAGGCACGGGTTCAAACCCGCGCCAGCTTAAAATCAATCACATGGAAACACTCACAATTCATAAATCCGAAATGACCTGGCAACCCGCTTGCCCAACCAGCCACATTCCCGAAGATGGCGGTGCCTGCGTACTTCTCAATGGTCGGCAGATCGCTATTTTCAACTTTTCCCGCCGGGGCGAGTGGTACGCGACGGCAAATGAATGCCCGCATCGGCAGCAAATGGCCTTATCGCGGGGGATGATCGGGAGTCAGGGCGAGGAGCCTAAAGTCGCCTGTCCGTTCCACAAAAAGACATTTTCGCTCAAATCCGGCGAATGCCTTAACGACGATGGCTACAAAATCGCCACATTTCCTATTAAAATAGTAGATAACATGGTGTATATTGGAGTATAATCCTCACTCCGACTTTTCATGACTCAGCTCGACGAACAGGTAGCCCGCCGGTTGACCCGGTTTTATATGATAGCCCTCACGGTTATTGCCGTGTTATCCATAAGCGGGCTACTGTTTATCAAGCAAACAATCAGCAATCACTACGACGACAGCCGGGTCGTAAACGTAGCCGGTCGGCAGCGGATGCTGAGTCAGCGGCTGACCAAACTATCCTTACTGCGTATTCAGGGGCTGACAACCGCCGATTCGGCTTCTTTCGATTCGCTACTCCACTCCTGGAGCCAGAGCCATATTCAGTTTCGGAATGGTCGTCTGAACATGGAAAAAGTATACACCGTTCGGAAGAGCAAGTCGCTGGATAGCATGTTTACCCGAATAGAGCCCGTTTTTCAGTCTATTTACAGCGGCTTTGCACGGATCAACAATCCACAGGCAACACAGGCCGACAAAAAGACTGCCCTTCAGGTGATTCTACGGGATGAGTTTCCGTACCTGCAACAAATGAACGCCATTGTCTTTCAGGTCGATACCGAAAGTTTTGAACGGGTACGCTCGCTCGAACGTATCGAATGGGTACTCACGTTCGCCACCTTACTGACGCTCCTGATTGAGGGGCTGTTCATCTTCAGGCCTGTCGTCAATCATACAAAAAACGTGATCCGGCGGCTGGCCCGCTCCGAAAAAGCGTTGCAGATGGCCAACAGTCACATGGAAATCGCCAACCACGAATTGGAGGCTACCAACCAGCATCTGGCTTACTCGAATCAAAAACTGGTCGATACCCAAAAGGAACTCCTTCGAACTACCGAAGAAAAATACCAGTTGCAGTTGGCCGAAGAAAATGTCCGCTCGGCCGCGTTACTGGAAGGGCAGGAAGAAGAGCGACGGCGCTTTGCCCGTGAACTCCACGACGGCATCGGCCAGATGCTCACCGGACTGAAACTACACGCTGAAAAGCTGAAATCCACCTCGTTCGCCGACGAAAAGCAAAAGCAGCGATTTGCCGAACTCTGCGACCTTATTGCCGACACCATCCAGACAACCCGGCAGGTTTCCTATAACCTGATGCCTTCTACCCTGAGCGATTTTGGGCTGGGCTCCACGCTTCGGCTTTTGGCCGAGCAATCGACCCGATCAACGGGTGTGCAAGTGATTTTCAGTGGCCCAACCGATGCCAGGCGGCTTAATCCGGCTATGGAGATTGGTTTGTATCGTATTGCGCAGGAAGCATTGCATAATGCCGTGAAATATGCCGAAGCACAAACTATTAAAATTATCTTGCAGCAAAGTCCGCAAAAACTTGAGCTGGCAATTGAAGACGATGGCAAAGGGTTTGTTATGAAAACATCCCAGAAGGACGATAAACTACTGCCATCCATCAACGGCCTTCAGAATATGCGCACCCGAACCCGTTTACTCAATGGGGAGTTCAGTATTACATCGAAGCCCAAAAAGGGAACCAAGGTCCGTGTACGTGTCAACTTATCCGATAACCCCAATTAGTTATGCCGATACGAATTCTTATTGCCGATGACCATTCTGTAGTGAGAAAAGGCATTCGGATGCTGCTGGAAGATGAAACCGATATTCAAATCGTAGGCGAAGCTTCCGACGGCGACGAAGCCATCGACCTGCTGGCCAGTATCGGCACTGATGTTTTACTGTTGGATATAACCATGCCCCGAATGTCAGGCATCGAAGCCCTGAAAGTTATTTCAAAGAAATACCCGGCAGTTAGAACGCTCATGTTCAGCATGCATAGCAACCCGGACTACATCGTAAAAGCGGTACAGCACGGGGCGGCTGGTTATCTGCTGAAAGATACGGGACTGGAAGAAATGCTACGAGCTGTACGTACGGTGGTTGACGGTGATTTATACTATCCGCCGAATGCGTCTTCGGTCATAATCCGGAGCCTTGTTCTGCCCAATGCCAACCTGACGAAGGAACCCGCCAAGGCAGGGGGGAGCGTATCAAAATCCATCTGGAATCGAATCACATCCCGCGAAGGACAGGTGCTGACCTGCCTGATTGACGGCATGAGCAGTCCTGAGATCGCTGAAAAGTTTGGCATCAGCCCCAACACAGTAGCTAATCAACGAGCCAGCATCATCCGCAAAGCGGGCGTTAAAAACACGGCTGATTTGATACGGCTGGCGCTGGAAGAGAAAAGATAGGCCACTATACCTTAATAATCACATTTTTCCGGTACATCCACCACAAAATCCCGAACCAGATCAGCACAAACGTCAGGGCACCGGCCAGCGAAGCGTTTTTAGGATCGGCAAAGGGTGGTGCAATGAATGTTCGGTAGAGGTATTCCTTCGACCCGATTTCGGTACCATCGGGCTGGGTTACGTGAATCAGGTTCATGATTCGGGGAATCAGCCCCGAGAGGAAGAATACGGTAATGGCATTAACGCCGAACGCCACGAATGGCAGCACACCCCGCCGATAATTCTGCACATCGATCAGCCAATAGCACAGCGCCAGACCCAGCATGGCCAGTCCACCGGCCAGCAGTACATACGAACTCGTCCAGAGAGCTTTGTTAATAGGGAAGAAACCATCCCACATCACCCCGCCCAGCGTAGCCAGGCAACCAGTGGCAAACAACCACGCTACTTTGTCGGCTACGGGTCGACTACTGCGCAGCCACGTCCCCACCAGCATACCAATCAGACCCGTCCCTACAGCGGGTAAGGTGCTTAAAACGCCTTCCGGATCCCAGGTTTTAGCGGGTTTATAGACGTGCGCCGGTGTCAGGATGGTGTAGTCGAACCAGGCGGCCAGATTGGTGGCCGGTTCGAGGTTGGCATAGCCCACACCCGGCACCGGCACCACGGTCATGAGCAGCCAATACCCAATCAGTACGATAACGAGAATGTATAGTTGCTGCCGGGAGTTCGTTTTCAGAAAAATAAGCGAACAAACCAGGTAAACCACCGCAATACGCTGCAATACGCCCGGAATCCGGACTAGCGTAATGTCGAACTTCGGGAAAAAATTCAGGAACAGTCCCAGCAGAAACAGCGTTACGCTCCGCTTCACGATCTTTCCGACAACACCCTTTTTAGATTTCCCCCCTTCCAGCGCAAACGTAATCGACACGCCGACGATGAACAGGAAGAACGGAAAGATCAGATCGGTGGGTGTCCAGCCGTGCCAGGGTGCGTGTTCGAGGGGTGCGTAGATATGCCCCCAGTCGCCGGGGTTGTTAACCAGGATCATAGCTGCTACGGTCAGCCCCCGAAAGAAGTCCAGCGAGAGCAGACGCGATGTACCTACGGGCTTCAGCCCGTAATCACTCGCCTTCTGTATAGGTTCGTTAACGTTCATACAAAATGATCAAACACGTTCGCTAAGATACGTATAAGGCCAATCCTGCCAATCATTCACCAATCCAGCTTTAACAGGATTTTGTAAAGTGTAGTTGATTATCCGTTTCAATTCATCGGGATCGCGTACATAATGATCGTAACTTTCTGGTTGCCAAAAAGGGCCCGTACGCCACAGCAGCTTATTTGCCTCAAACGCCGAACCTCCTTTAATTACCTTAAGGGTCTGGTATAGTTGCCGATAATTAGCGGATGAAACCTCCTCCTCGGGTTGCAACGTATCGAGTTGGATGGCGCTATCCACCACCAAATGCACATGATTTGGCATAATGCAATAAGCGAGTAATTCATAACCCGTTCCGTCAGCATCCCGCAAGCGTTTAGATACTATTTCAGCAACGGCCGGTTCCTTAAGCCAGTCATGGCCATACTGACCCGAATCCAGTGTACGTTCGATGCGGGCAAAGTACCGCTTTTGCTCCTTATAAACTTCCTCACTAAATCCCTCAGTATTTTTCTCCTTCAATACCTTAATAGCCCGGTCCCGTTCGGCAATTAATTGCTGTACGACAGCCGCAGGCAGCGAGCCTTTTAAGCAGAACGTCACAAAAAAAGTAGCCCCAACGTATTGCAGGTGAGGCAGGTTACGCGCATATTCTATCTTCATCAGCCTACGGGTTTAATGCTGACTCTGACGGAATAAGACAAATAGGTAACGCTTATTGTACCCACGGGTTTCAACCCGTGATTATGGAAGTAGTAATTATCACGGGTTAAAACCCGTGGGTACAGTTAACTAAACACTTTCGCCAGTTTTTTTTCAAGGTCGGTTTCCAGCTTTAGTAATCCTTCGGTGTTGGGCAGGTACGTGAGGGCACGGTGGTGGCGTAGATCGAAGGGAATATCACTGGTCGATTGCGTGATCGGAATAACCAGTTTACCCAGCGTGTGCGCCACACCCGTTTCGTAAAATACGTTTGGATTTCGGTCGGTGAAATCCGTAATAACGGCATGTGACGTAAAGATCAGGTCGAATACGTCCTGAATCAGAATGCTGTTATCCCAGATGTCGTCGGCCCGTTTGCACTCGATACTCAGCCGGTCGCATACATTTCGAATGGCGGTGTACGTGCTCGAAAACCGACTTTCAAAGGGCATCATCACCGATAGTATATTCGACTCGACGGGTTTATCCGGTATCCGAAAAACATCTGGTGCAAACGTAATGACCCGCTCCGGCTGCCGGCTCTGAACGGTAGAAATAAAGTCGGGAACGTCACGCACGGGCCGGTGCATGGTGGCTTTTTTAGCTTCTATAAAGTGCTCTATCTCGTATAGATTACTGCTGCTTTCGCTAATCAACTTCGACAGAACCTGCAAGCTATTTCCCTCATAATCATCGTCTTTAAAGTCAAGGCTCCGCAACAATCGCGGGTGATCTTCAATTAAGTCAAGGCTGTCGGTCAAGTACGCTACTTTGATCCAGTCAGACTTGGTAAAGTGGTCCTGAATGAATTCATGTAGCGCAAACAACCGAAGCGTTCGCTGCTTGTTCTGTCTGGTCATAAAGTTGGAAAACGTCAAGCTATAATATAACTATTATATATACCTGCAATTATATCCAAATTCTATATCATAACAAACAAATAATTAACGCAAACAGGGTACCAATGCCCATGCTGGTTAATTCATGGACACTGTTACCCTGTGGCTACAAAAGGAGCATTTCTGATGGCTTACCAGGGACTCACCCCTGTTTCGGGCGCATTATCGTCGCTGAAGAATTGACCCGTTGGCCCATCTGGCCCAAAGGTTGCGGCTTTTACTACTCTGGCAGCGGCATCGGGCACAGTTCCCGGACCAGAGTGGTTGTTGAAATCGGTGGCAGTATAGCCAGGGTCAACGGCATTTACCTTAAAGGTGGTGTCGCGCAGTTCATGAGCCAACACGATGGTATAGGCATTTAGAGCGGCTTTAGACATAACATACGCCGTTGGCTTAATCGCATAATATTTCCAGGCAGGATCGCTATGCAGCGTGAGCGAACCTAAACCAGAGGTCAAGTTAACGATGCGTGGTTCGGGCGACTGCCTCAGCAGGTCTACAAAGGCCTGCGTTACGCTGATCACGCCAAAAACGTTGGTGTCAAATACCTGTTTGAATACATCAATATCCGTCTCCAGTGCGGTATTCGGCATCGCGCCGTGGATACCTGCATTGTTAATCAGTACATCCAGCACGTTCGTTTTCTGACCAAGCACTTCGCGGGCAGCCTTTATCGAGTCAGCGTTATCTACGTCAATCTCGATGGGCTCTACCTGGGTTAAGCCCTCTGCCTGTAGCTGGCTAACTGCCTCCTGCCCTTTCTGTATGTCGCGGCAACCCAGATACACATAGTAGCCTTGCTGTAGTAATTGTCTGGCTGTTTCGAAGCCAATGCTTTTGTTTGCGCCTGTTATCAGTGCTGTTTTCATGTTTCAGTTGTTTATGGCACAAAGCTACCGCGCTCCCTATTGCCAACTGAAACACATCTTTCGGTATTACTGGTACATTTCACGGATACTGGCCCGGTACTCGGCGGGGGTAAGTTCCGTTTCTCGTTTGAAAAAGCGATTGAAGTAGGAAGCATCCGAAAAACCGAGATCAAAGGCGATCTCCTTCAGTGACTGTGGCGTGTGAAATAGCAGTCGCCGGGCTTCGAGTACCAACCGTTCATGGATGTGCGTAATGGCCGGTTTGCCGCTTTGGGCTTTTACTACCTCACTGAGATACCCGGCCGATACATTCAATAAAGACGCATAGTCACTTACCTGATGTCGTTCGCGAAAGTGTTCATTGATTTTTGCCTGATATTTCTTCAACAACAGGTTGTCTGTCGAAGCTGGTTTGCTTTCGAACTGCTCGGTATACAGTCGGCTCAGATACGTAAGCAATACCGTCAGGTAGGCGGTCAGCATGCGTTGCTGCCATTCGTTAGGCTGTTGATACTCCGCATTGATCTTTGCCAGCATATCCTCAACAAACATCACATCAGCCTCCGTCAACAGCAACTCATGACCGTTATGAGGATTCTGAATGAGTGGCAGTTTGCTTAAAGCCGCGTTTTCCTGAAAGGACAGGAACTCCTTCGTAAAGGCAATACCCGTACTCCACAACTGGTTGAACCCTTCCTTTACGATGATCTGATCGGGTCCGGTAAAGTAGAACGTATTGTCTTTAAGCACGTAGGGCGTCATGTCGATCCACTGACGGCTGCCCGCCTGCCTTATAAAAACCAGCAGATAATGGTCCTTTCGGTGCGGCACAAGCAGATCGGCCTGATTGGGTAGCGTGCCTTCGAAATTATACACCCTGAACTGTTTGTTGCCGGTAAGCTCGTCTGGCTCCAACCTGTAAACCGGTACCTGCTGATGGTCGTTGAGTAGCTGCATTGCTTAAAATTACAAATTTTTCAAATGGTAAAGCCACAAAAAAGCCCTGTATGCTGTATACAGGGCTTTTTGTACAAGACCGGCCATTACTACTAGAAGCGCCAGCGAACAAAGGCTTCCATAGCTTCGTATTCGGCCAGGCCGAGCTTGTTGTACAAGCCCGCTGTAGCTCCGTTACGCTCTTCGGCCCGTTGCCAGAACTCGCGGGAGTCGGTACCCTGGTACACGACACCGTCTTTCTGCGACTGGTGTTTGAAAATACCCAACCGTTTTTTCATCACCTGATCGGGCGACATCGGAACGGCCATTTCAATTTCGTGAATATCCCACTCGGCCCAGGCACCGCGGTATAACCATACCCAGCAGTCCTTCATAAAGTTCTTATGCTTCAAGCGACGCACTGATTCCAGAATGGCATCCAGACAAACCTTGTGCGTACCGTGCGGATCGGCGAGGTCACCGGCAGCGTAGATTTGGTGAGGCTTGATCTCTTCGATCAGGGCCATCGTGATTTTGATATCTTCTTCACTCAGGGGCTTTTTCGCCACGGTGCCGGTTTCGTAGAACGGCATGTTCATGAAGTGTGCATTCTCAACCGGAATTCCGACGAAGCGGCAGGTCGATTTAGCTTCGCCCATCCGAATCAGGCCCTTCACATAACGCACTTCGGCGGTATCCATTTCGGAATCTTTTTTCTCCCGCAGGGATTGAGCCGCATCCTGGAAAATCCGGGTAGCTACGGGGCTGTCGATGCCAAATTTCGAGTTGAAATCAACCACGTAATCGGCAAAGCGTAGGGCTTCATCATCGGCCACGGCAATGTTGCCCGACGTTTGGTACCCTACGTGTACTTCATGCCCCTGATCGCGCAGGCGCTGGAACGTACCACCCATTGAGATAATATCGTCGTCGGGGTGCGGACTGAAAATCAGGCAGCGTTTTTTAGCAGGCAGCGCCCGTTCGGGCCGATTGGTATCGTCGGCATTTGGTTTTCCGCCCGGCCAGCCCGTAATGGTATGCTGAAGCTGGTTGAAAACGTCGATATTAATGTCGTATGACTGGCCATATTGAGCCAGCAGATCGCTCATCCCGTTATCGTTGTAGTCGCGGTCGGTTAGTTTAAGAATAGGCTTCCCGAGCGTCAGCGACAGATACGTGACGGCTTTCTTCTTCATCTTGTTGTCCCACTCAACCGAATCCACCAGCCAGGGTGTTTTCATGCGGGTCAACTCAGAGGCTGCGGCTGTGTCGATAACGAAGAGTGCGTTCGGATGCGTTTGCAGGTACGATGCCGGATTCAGTTCCGTTACCAGTCCTTCAACGGCCCCCCGGATAACGGGTGCTTTACGTTCACCCCAGGCAAGCAACACCACCCGGCGGGCACTCAAAATACTCGCAACCCCCATTGTGATCGCCTTGCGGGGCGTCTTGGGGAGTCCACCGAAATCGACCGATGCGGCTGCCCTTGTCGAGTTGTCGAGCATCATCAGGCGGGTATGCGAGTTAATGAGCGAACCCGGTTCGTTGAACCCAATGTGCCCGTTACCGCCAATACCCAGCAGCTGAAAATCCAGCCCGCCAGCAGCCTCGATAGCCGCTTCGTATTGCTTCGAAAACTCACCTACTTTATCGGTCTGAAGCGTACCGTCGGGAACGTGATAATTTCCCTGCTCAATATCCACATGGTCGAACAGTTGCTCCCGCATGAATCGCCAGTAACTCTGTAATGAGTCAGGCTCCATGGGGTAATATTCATCCAGGTTGAAGGAAACGACGTTTTTGAAGCTCAACCCCTCTTCGCGGTGCATCCGAATAAGTTCAGCATAAACCGTTTTGGGCGAAGAGCCGGTTGCCAGTCCCAACACGCAGGGTTTTCCTTCACGTTGTTTTTGACGGACCAACTCCGCAATTTCCTGAGCCACCGCCCGCGATGCATCTTTGGCATCGGCATAAATGTGGGTTGGAATTTTCTCGTAAGTAATGGCCGACTGAATTGGTCCACCGTTGGCTGCTGCACCCGGAATTTGCCCGTCTGGGTTGTCGAGTAGTATAGACTCCGTAATCATGTTGCGCTCTGCGGAGAAAAAGATGAGATGCCACAAAGGTCGAAAAAAATCAGGTAGTTTTTACCTGATTTCCTACCGCAAAGTAATATTTTTAAAATTTTTTATTAATTCACCCCTCTCTTTTTCAGCTTCTTCTACCGGCGGGCCAGCCGATCGGCCACGGTTGCGGTCTGTAACGAGTGCAGTCCGTTATCTTCTGTAATAAGCCGGTGCGTACCCGGATAATGAATGGCGCTGACCTGATCCCGGAACATCAATCGCAGCAGTTCACTATAGAGATGCTGTTTTTCCTGACCAAAACCAAAGCGTAGTTCAAGCTGCTGATAGGCATTAAACTCTTTATGCCGACCGCGCAGGGGTAGATCTTTCCCGCCGATATTAGCCGTCACATCAAGCTGAGCGCCCGGAAAGAGATCCATCAGCGAACGGGTTGTTTCTTCATCGGCCACGCAGCGCAGAACCATCCGGGTTGGCACCCACTCGAACAGCGTGATGTCGCCCCGTTCGAATACAAGCCGCATTTCCTGACGGTCCATGCGCCCCGTTTGTGTGAAGCCGTGGTAAAAATTCACCAGTTTCCGGCCGGTTTCGTCGTCGCCATATTCAACGACGGCCTGTACCTGGTCTTCTATACGGTCCGACGCTCGGGCGTTACTAGTTGGCCGTTTGATTACCTGAGCTGCCTTCACCGTCCCGTTGCCAAACCAGCCGTCAAACATATCGAAGAAGTGAACGCCGTGCTCGATAAAAATACCACCGCTCTTGCTCCGGTCCCAGAACCAGTGCTCGGGCGACAGGCCTTCATCACCGGCGTAGTTCTCGAAATAACCGTGCAGGAAATCGCCCAACAGGTTTTTATCGATCAGGTGTTTAATTCGGGCAAACATGGGGTTGTAGCGCTGCATCAGGTTCGTCACCATCAGCAGCCCTTTTTCTTTGGCCAGCGCCAGCATTTCGGCTCCCTCTTCGGGATTCATGGCCAATGGTTTCTCGCAGATAACGTGCTTACCAGCGTTGAGGGCCAGCATGGCCTGCTCGTAGTGAAGAAACGGGGGAGTCGCAATGTACACAAGATCGACATCGGGATGATTGACCAGCTCCTCCAGGCTCCCGAGCTGATCGGCT is a window of Spirosoma linguale DSM 74 DNA encoding:
- a CDS encoding Protein of unknown function DUF2261, transmembrane (PFAM: Protein of unknown function DUF2261, transmembrane~KEGG: sfu:Sfum_1534 hypothetical protein), whose amino-acid sequence is MNVNEPIQKASDYGLKPVGTSRLLSLDFFRGLTVAAMILVNNPGDWGHIYAPLEHAPWHGWTPTDLIFPFFLFIVGVSITFALEGGKSKKGVVGKIVKRSVTLFLLGLFLNFFPKFDITLVRIPGVLQRIAVVYLVCSLIFLKTNSRQQLYILVIVLIGYWLLMTVVPVPGVGYANLEPATNLAAWFDYTILTPAHVYKPAKTWDPEGVLSTLPAVGTGLIGMLVGTWLRSSRPVADKVAWLFATGCLATLGGVMWDGFFPINKALWTSSYVLLAGGLAMLGLALCYWLIDVQNYRRGVLPFVAFGVNAITVFFLSGLIPRIMNLIHVTQPDGTEIGSKEYLYRTFIAPPFADPKNASLAGALTFVLIWFGILWWMYRKNVIIKV
- a CDS encoding conserved hypothetical protein (KEGG: ade:Adeh_2330 hypothetical protein); translation: MTRQNKQRTLRLFALHEFIQDHFTKSDWIKVAYLTDSLDLIEDHPRLLRSLDFKDDDYEGNSLQVLSKLISESSSNLYEIEHFIEAKKATMHRPVRDVPDFISTVQSRQPERVITFAPDVFRIPDKPVESNILSVMMPFESRFSSTYTAIRNVCDRLSIECKRADDIWDNSILIQDVFDLIFTSHAVITDFTDRNPNVFYETGVAHTLGKLVIPITQSTSDIPFDLRHHRALTYLPNTEGLLKLETDLEKKLAKVFS
- a CDS encoding two component transcriptional regulator, LuxR family (PFAM: response regulator receiver; regulatory protein LuxR~SMART: response regulator receiver; regulatory protein LuxR~KEGG: hch:HCH_00419 response regulator); protein product: MPIRILIADDHSVVRKGIRMLLEDETDIQIVGEASDGDEAIDLLASIGTDVLLLDITMPRMSGIEALKVISKKYPAVRTLMFSMHSNPDYIVKAVQHGAAGYLLKDTGLEEMLRAVRTVVDGDLYYPPNASSVIIRSLVLPNANLTKEPAKAGGSVSKSIWNRITSREGQVLTCLIDGMSSPEIAEKFGISPNTVANQRASIIRKAGVKNTADLIRLALEEKR
- a CDS encoding protein of unknown function DUF1568 (PFAM: protein of unknown function DUF1568~KEGG: sml:Smlt1101 hypothetical protein), which produces MKIEYARNLPHLQYVGATFFVTFCLKGSLPAAVVQQLIAERDRAIKVLKEKNTEGFSEEVYKEQKRYFARIERTLDSGQYGHDWLKEPAVAEIVSKRLRDADGTGYELLAYCIMPNHVHLVVDSAIQLDTLQPEEEVSSANYRQLYQTLKVIKGGSAFEANKLLWRTGPFWQPESYDHYVRDPDELKRIINYTLQNPVKAGLVNDWQDWPYTYLSERV
- a CDS encoding short-chain dehydrogenase/reductase SDR (PFAM: short-chain dehydrogenase/reductase SDR~KEGG: mlo:mll2196 short chain oxidoreductase), which produces MKTALITGANKSIGFETARQLLQQGYYVYLGCRDIQKGQEAVSQLQAEGLTQVEPIEIDVDNADSIKAAREVLGQKTNVLDVLINNAGIHGAMPNTALETDIDVFKQVFDTNVFGVISVTQAFVDLLRQSPEPRIVNLTSGLGSLTLHSDPAWKYYAIKPTAYVMSKAALNAYTIVLAHELRDTTFKVNAVDPGYTATDFNNHSGPGTVPDAAARVVKAATFGPDGPTGQFFSDDNAPETGVSPW